In Eupeodes corollae chromosome 3, idEupCoro1.1, whole genome shotgun sequence, a single genomic region encodes these proteins:
- the LOC129948887 gene encoding lysophospholipid acyltransferase 6 — translation MLEEFPIPTQSAADEDTYYDGSRTFLWLADLSGLSVDLVNFILCQISALFLASLFRSVLHPSRVSSIVRHTFGLSIGLVFGYICFGQQAIHIAGLPSVCYLVIRTQNPAVVQKAVMIVAMTYLLCIHLHRQIYDYGSCSLDITGPLMVITQKVTSLAFSIHDGFLKEQKDMTKAQQYHSLQKLPSALEYFSYVLNFQGLMAGPLVFYRDYIEFIEGYNLLKSPTSNGNLDNGNTKEIIIEPSPTKAVIKKVIGSMVCAFIFMKFVKVYPIKTLKDPEYISNTALPYNLWYIMMSTTIIRFKYYHAWLLADAICNNAGLGFAGYDKDGNSKWDLITNINVLSFEFASNFRDAINNWNIGTNIWLRSTVYDRVPKKYGTMLTFALSAVWHGFYPGYYLTFATGAVFVTAARFARRMFRHRFQRTQYTRMFYDILTCLTTRIFMGYATFPFVLLECMVSVRLYLKVFMCLHIIAIATFTILPKLLRGDKHSKIPSNVTSDVNNCNINQNHHPNNQITNNDLIQEKLSAIAAETELNTESADTSDDPSHTIAKKRLILSPNRQASTNIPTALAAISITHDQCEMDNLSIKIKEKIDMEAKNIEEFIDKTVNETVSGIVEFKNDLMRDSDKIFISKDGIRKRIIGANDNKGGSERVDAFLKKEIDAINAVVQQANVFPVVLSNGHAK, via the exons GTAAACTTCATACTATGCCAAATATCAGCTTTATTCCTGGCTTCGCTCTTCCGATCAGTGTTACATCCTTCCAGGGTATCTTCCATCGTTCGACACACATTTGGCCTTTCAATAGGTCTTGTTTTCGGATACATTTGTTTTGGACAACAAGCCATTCATATAGCCGGACTTCCATCAGTATGCTATCTCGTAATACGCACACAAAATCCTGCGGTTGTTCAAAA GGCCGTCATGATAGTTGCTATGACCTATTTACTATGTATACATTTGCATCGTCAAATCTATGACTACGGTTCGTGTTCGTTGGACATAACCGGACCTCTTATGGTTATAACCCAGAAAGTTACTAGTCTGGCATTCAGTATACATGATGGTTTCCTTAAGGAACAaaag gatatgACTAAAGCTCAACAATATCACTCACTACAAAAACTTCCATCAGCACTCGAATACTTTTCTTATGTATTGAACTTCCAAGGTCTGATGGCGGGACCGTTAGTTTTCTACCGAGACTACATCGAATTCATTGAAGGATATAATTTGCTCAAGAGTCCAACATCAAAT gGCAATTTGGATAATGGAAATACAAAGGAAATAATCATTGAACCATCACCAACGAAGGCTGTGATAAAGAAAGTTATTGGCAGCATGGTTTGTGCCTTTATATTCATGAAATTCGTCAAGGTGTATCCTATTAAAACGCTTAAAGATCCTGAATATATATCAAATACAGCTCTTCCTTACAATTTATGGTATATCATGATGTCAACAACGATTATACGTTTTAAGTATTATCATGCATGGTTACTAGCTGATGCTATATGCAATAATGCAGGTTTAGGATTTGCTGGCTATGATAAGGATGGAAATTCTAAATGGGATCTCATAACTAATATTAACGTGTTATCATTTGAG TTTGCATCAAACTTCCGTGATGCAATTAATAACTGGAATATTGGAACAAACATTTGGCTCCGAAGCACAGTTTATGACCGGGTACCCAAAAAGTACGGCACTATGCTTACATTTGCTTTAAGCGCTGTTTGGCACGGTTTTTATCCCGGATACTACCTGACATTTGCTACTGGTGCAGTTTTCGTCACAGCTGCACGATTT gctAGGCGTATGTTCCGCCATAGATTCCAGAGGACACAGTATACACGAATGTTCTATGATATTTTAACATGCTTGACAACTCGTATTTTTATGGGTTATGCAACATTTCCATTTGTTCTTCTTGAGTGTATG GTCAGCGTAAGATTGTACCTGAAAGTTTTTATGTGCCTTCATATAATTGCAATTGCTACTTTTACTATATTGCCAAAATTACTTCGCGGCGATAAACATTCGAAAATACCATCGAATGTCACATCAGATGTTAACAATTgcaatataaatcaaaatcatCATCCGAATAATCAAATAACAAACAATGATCTCATCCAGGAGAAGTTGTCAGCTATTGCGGCCGAGACGGAGTTGAATACCGAATCAGCTGACACTTCAGACGATCCATCACATACAATTGCTAAAAAACgattaattttatctccaaaccgACAAGCCTCTACAAATATACCAACAGCTCTTGCTGCAATCAGCATCACTCACGATCAATGCGAAATGGATAATTTGTCTATTAAAATCAAAGAGAAAATCGATATGGAGGCGAAAAATATCGAGGAATTTATTGATAAGACTGTTAACGAAACGGTGTCTGGTATCGTTGAGTTTAAAAACGATTTAATGCGCGACAGCGATAAGATATTCATATCAAAAGATGGTATTCGTAAACGTATCATTGGTGCTAACGATAACAAAGGTGGTTCTGAACGTGTCGATGCATTCCTTAAAAAGGAAATCGATGCAATTAATGCTGTTGTTCAACAGGCAAATGTTTTTCCTGTTGTTCTAAGCAATGGTCATGCAAAATAG